In the Nilaparvata lugens isolate BPH chromosome 9, ASM1435652v1, whole genome shotgun sequence genome, one interval contains:
- the LOC120353119 gene encoding uncharacterized protein LOC120353119 — protein sequence MSTETPVSSGSSLTIADVVAMLNVMKEDQKRMELDLGKSMEACHEGITELNVKQEERNEKFETCLKTIEELTKKVVKLERENAALKERVEDLEQYSRINMVEIRGLPQQPNEDLNSMVYNISSALGCQIGEDAIDVCHRLGRAGPEGPAPVVVKFIRRTDKNTLLQKRRVKRDFSTRHIGCNTDQPIYINECLSPSRRKLFSLARSAHKEHRFKFLWVRDCKILIRKQEKSPVIELKSSGQLDMLLSQSSFTIHDVDNSKVSANV from the coding sequence ATGTCGACTGAAACACCGGTCTCAAGTGGTTCATCATTGACGATTGCTGACGTAGTCGCTATGCTGAACGTCATGAAGGAGGATCAAAAGAGGATGGAGTTGGACCTCGGGAAGTCTATGGAGGCCTGCCATGAAGGAATCACCGAGCTAAATGTGAAGCAAGAGGAGCGGAAcgagaaatttgaaacttgtcTAAAAACTATAGAGGAGTTAACTAAGAAAGTTGTGAAGTTGGAACGGGAAAATGCTGCATTGAAAGAACGTGTAGAGGATCTAGAACAATACTCGAGAATTAACATGGTCGAAATACGAGGCCTGCCTCAGCAACCCAACGAAGACCTGAACTCGATGGTCTACAACATATCGAGTGCTCTCGGCTGCCAGATCGGGGAGGATGCCATCGACGTGTGTCATCGCCTGGGTCGCGCTGGACCGGAGGGGCCTGCTCCGGTTGTCGTCAAGTTCATTAGGAGAACCGACAAAAACACGCTCCTACAGAAGAGGCGAGTGAAGCGCGATTTTTCGACCAGGCATATCGGCTGTAATACTGATCAACCTATCTACATCAATGAGTGTTTGTCGCCGTCAAGAAGGAAACTTTTCTCATTGGCTAGATCAGCGCACAAGGAACACCGTTTTAAATTTCTTTGGGTGAGAGACTGTAAAATTCTAATAAGGAAGCAGGAAAAAAGCCCAGTGATCGAACTCAAATCAAGTGGACAATTAGATATGCTACTATCTCAAAGCTCATTTACGATTCATGATGTTGACAATTCTAAGGTCAGTGCAAATGTATAG